The Natribaculum luteum genome contains the following window.
CCACTGGTGGGCGTCGTCGGGCCAGGACTCGCCCTCGAGTTGAGCCGGCTCCTCCGGAACCGGGAACCGACGCCAGAAGCGGCCGTAGGCGGTGTCGAGGCGGCCTTCCTCGTCGGCCCAGGCGTCCCAGATCTTCGTCTCTTCGCGGAGGTTCCGGATGTGTTCCTCCCCGGAGAGGTACCAGCAGACCTCGTGGATCATCGAGTTCCACCGGTAGCCGTCCATCTTCTTGGTCGTCAAGAGCGGATACCCCTCCTCGAGGTCGACCTCGTAGTGCTGGCTGAACGACGAGATGGTGTCGACGCCGGTCCGATTCGGTTTGTACGTTCCCCCGGAGAGGACCGCGTCGACGAGGTCGAGGTACTGTCGCATCGTACTGGCGTTTCGTTCGAGGTCATATGAAGCCACGCAATCTGTTCGAAAGTAGGGAGCGAGTTGATGCCGTCTGACAGCCTGCCTACGGCACATGGCGGAACTCGTCACCGACGAATTCGCGGAATCGCTCGTCAGCACCTGCAGAGTCACGGTCGGCGACTCGCTCAGATCGGTCGTTTACTTCACCCCCGACGACTTCGAACTCCTGTACGTTCGGTCGGACCTCTACGAGGGCGACGAGGACGCACTGCGCAGGGCGAAGTCTACGTTCGTCGAGAACGAACGTGTCGGGTTCGAGGACAAGGAGACGTACAATCGACTCGCGACCGAGCCGGACCTCGAACCCGACGTCGGCGAGTACGAGTTCACGATTCGCGTCTTCTCTGCGGGGTTTATCAGTCGAGTCATCGTCGACGACCACGGCGTGATCGTCACCAGCGACGGCATCGAGATGGACCCGTTCGAGGACATGGCCGTCGCGATTCGCAAGATGCTCGCCGACCCGGACGCGTAGCCGTCGCCAGAACCGACGAGTAACTATCGCCAGCATCGGCGAGGCGAACCTCTTGCACCGATGGCGGAACGCTCTTTACGATCCCCAGCGACGCCTGTCGCAATGGCCGAACGCGACGGCGTTCGACTGCTCGCCCTCCCGCCGTCGGTCGCCCTCGAGCGGCCGATTCCGGCGCTCGAGGACGCCCGCGGCTACTTCGACCCCGACGGTATCGTGATCCCCGGCCCCCGTCGCGAACCGCGGGCGGTCGCTCGAGCACGCCGGGTCTTCGCCGGGCCCGTCGTCCACCCGCCGCTGGCCGACGCCGGCCCCGTAACGCGCGACGAACTCGATGGATTTCCCATCGTCACCGTCCAGCGCGGGACGATACTCGAGGAGGCCGTTGACGCACTCGAGAGTGCGCTCTCTATCGTCGACCACGTCGTGCTCGTCTGCGACGACGTGACGACGACCGTCCGGCCGACGGCCCTCGAGACGCATCTCGAGTACGCTGCCGAACTCGCAGCGGCGGTCCCGGCCGACGGAAGCGGCGTGACGGTGCTCACCGGTGGGTTGCCGGCAGATTACGACGAAACGTGGCACCTCGAGCGAACTGGCGAACCACTCGGCGTCGGACGGGACCCGATCGCAGAAGCCGACCTCGATACCGACGACGTCGTCTCGGTCAGGATTCACGGCACCGGCCCGGTCGAGAGTCACGGCGACGCCCGGTCGATCTCCGGGTTCTCGCTGTCACGCGACGGTGCGGTCGCCGTCGAAACGCTCGACGCTGACGCCTTCGGAATCGAGGCCGTGACGGGAGTGGGACCCAAGACCGCAGACCGGCTCGAGAACCAGGGGATCACGACTCGCGCTCGGTTGCTCGAGACCGACCTCGAGACGCTCCGTTCGCTGCCGGGGATCGGCCGGGATCGCGCCGAACGGATGCTGGCTCACGCCGAGGTGCTCGAGACTGGCGAGCCGCGACGACTCACCGACGAGCCGCTGCCCGGCGAGAACTGGGAGCGGCCGCCGCTGTGTCTCGACATCGAAACCGATGGTCTCTCGCCGACGATCGTCTGGCAGGTCGGCGTCTACGATCCGCTCGAGGACAGCCATCGGGCGTTTCTCGAGGATTCGAACCCGGACGATCCGCGCTCGGTGTTGCAGGCGTTTCTCGACTGGCTACTCGGCGTCTACCCCGACCGGGCGCTGCTCACCTGGAACGGCTGGCGCTTCGACTATCGCCACCTCGGGGCCTTTATCAACCGCTACCTGCCGGGGTACGCCGAGGAATGGGAGCGGATCCCGAAACTCGACTGCTATCTGTGGGCCGTCCGCGAGACGAACGCACTCTTGCCCGGACGGACCAACAGGCTGGCGGACGTCGCGGCCGCGCTCGGCTACGAGCACGCCGGGACGGGACTCGACGGGGCGGCCACGGCGGCGGCCTACGAACGGTTCAGGTGGACGGGCGCGGAACTCGAGTGGGACCGCCACGAGGCCTACTGCGAGGACGACTGCCGGGCACTATGGCACGTCTACGAACGGCTCCGGGACGCGCCACGGCTGTCGGCCGCCTCGAGCGGGAGTACGGGAAGTACGAGCGAGAGAGCGGGCGGAAAGACCGGCCAGACCGGACTGAGTGACTTCTAAGTATGGCGAGCGAACGCGACGACGAGAACGAGGAACGGACCGAACGAGCGGACGACATTCCCGTTACGGGCGAGGAACTCCTCGAGACGTTCCCCGGCTACCACGCCGAGGGCGACGTGAGCGTCCTCGAGTTGTCAGGCCGGGACGCCGCGACGGTTCCCAACCGCTCGGTCCTGCGCCCCGAACTCGCGGGAGCGCTCGAGCACGACCTCTACACCCACCAGGCGGCGGCACTCGAGGCGCTCGCTGCGGGGGAGAACGTCTGCGTCGCGACCAGCACTTCCTCGGGGAAGACGCTGGTCTACGCCCTTCAGATCGCCAGGAACGTACTGGAGGCACGCGCGAGCGGCGAGGAGTCGACGGCCTACGTCTGCTACCCGACGAAGGCCCTCTCGCGTGACCAGGAACGGGAACTCAACGACGTCTTCGCCGATCTCGGAGTCGACGTCACCGTCAGGGTCTACGACGGCGACACCGAACGCGGCGAGACCCGCCGGCAGATCCGCGAGGAGGCCGACGTCATCATCACGAACTTCGCAGGCGTGAACACCTACCTCCACGACCACGACCGGTGGGCCCGGTTCTTCCGGGCCTGCGACCTCCTGGTGATCGACGAGTCACACACCTACACAGGCGTCCACGGCATGCACGTCGCCTGGATCCTCCGCCGACTCGAGCGGGTACTCGAGTACTACGGCGCGGCCCCCCAGTTCGTCCTCACGAGCGCGACGATCGGCAACCCCGGCGAGCACTCCGAGGCACTGACCTGCGAACCCGTCACCGTGGTCGCCGAGGACGGGTCGCCGCAGGGGCCGCGGGACCTGGTGCTGTGGAACCCGCCGCCTCGAGTGCGTGAGGACGATCAGTCGGGACTCGAGGCCGAGGCCGATTCGAACGGCGACTGGACGCCCGACGACGACTACGAACGCCTGCCCGCGACCGTCGAAGCCCCGCGGATCTTCTCGCATCTCACCTACCACGACGCCCAGACGCTGCTCTTTACTCCCTCGCGGAAACTCGCCGAACTCTCCGTGAAACGGGCGACAAAGCACCGCTCGGATCGAGACTTCTACTACGCGAATCCACACTCGAGGGGAGACCTCGAGCCCTACCACGCTGGCCACTCCCGGCAGAAACGCCACGCCACCGAGTACGGGCTGAAGACGGGAACGCTCGACGGCGTGGCCTCGACGAACGCCCTCGAGCTCGGCATCAACGTCGGCGAGATGGACGCGACGGTGCAGCTGGGCTATCCCGGACAGCGACAGTCGTTCTGGCAGCAGATCGGCCGGGCGGGCAGAGACGAGAAGCGAGCACTGTCGGTGCTCGTGGCCGAACACCGGACTCTCGACCAGTACGTCGTCTCGAATCCCGACTATCTGCTCGACGAGGACGTCGAGGACGCGGTCGTCGACCCCGGTAACGATGCGGTGTTCTCCCAGCACCTCCGTTGTGCCGCCGACGAACTCGCCGTCGACGAGGACGACGTCGGGACCTTCGCCTCACGGGACCGCCTGGAGCGTGCCGTCGAGATGTGGCGGCGAGCCGGACAGGTGCGGGGACATCTCGAGACGGGCGTCTCCTACACCGGAGCGCCACGTCCACAGACGGACGTCTCGCTGTACGCGACGGCGAGCGAGGAGTACGAGGTCCGACTCGCCGACGGCGTTGACGACCGCCACGACCCAGAGATGGAACCGCTCGCACGCGAGCGCGTGCTCCGGGACTTCCACGAGGGAGCGATCAGGCTCCACGAGGGCAGACAGTACGAGGTGACTGACGTGGTCCACGACTCACCGAACCCGCACGTGGTCGTCTGGCCGGTCGACGTCGACTACTACACCCGATCGCGGAGCGAAGTGACAGTTCTCGACGCCGTCTCCGAGGATTCCCGCGAGATCGGCGACTTTACCCTCCACTACGGCCACGGCACCGTCCTCGTCTACCACGGGGTCTACGACGAGGTCGCCGTCCACGGCGGGACGACGAAAACGGCCGGCATCTCGACCGAGAACCCACCACTCGAGATCGAGACCCAGCTGTGCTGGCTCGAGGTCCCCGCCGACGTCGAGCGGGCGCTGCTCGAGAAGTACCGCGATTGGTGCGTTCCCGACATGGACGGTGGAGACGCTGCCCACGTCGGCTACGCGGGCGGGCTCCACGCTGCCGAACACGCGACGATCGGCGTGGCACCGCTCGAGTTGACCCTCGACAAACGCGACCTCGGGGGGCTCGCCACGCTCACGATCGACTCGCACCTGGCCGTCGCGTCCGACGACGAGCACGGAGAGGAAAGCGAGAGAGCGCGAAGCTTCGCAGCGGCGAAAGCCGTCGTGAAAGCGCAGGCCGACGCCCTCGAGCGGGAACCTGCGAGCGGCTGGTTCGTCTACGACGGCATCGAGGGCGGCCTGGGCTTCTCGCGGGCGATCTACGAGAACTTCGAGGCGGTGGCCGCTCGCGCTCGAGAGCACGTCGCGGGGTGTGACTGCGGTCGCGTCGACGGCTGTCCGGCCTGCGTGATGGACGACCAGTGTGGGAACGACAACCAGCCGCTCCACCGACAGGCGGCCGTCGACGTGTTCGATCAGTTGCTCGGAAACGAGAGCAAGGACGCTCTCGAGGCCTACGTGCCCGAGGACGAGCACGGCGGGGAGCGGCGGCCGCCGCTGTTCTACTCGTGATCTGCCCGCTGCTGGCGGCGATCTCTCGGCTGCGCTTCCCGTAGCCCTCCTGAAGACGCTAGTGAGTCCGACCGAAAGACGATCCGTCCCGGCGTCGACGTTCGAACGATGGCGTCGAACACGATAACCGAAACCGACGTCGTGGCCGGGAGACGACCGCCCGGACCGTCGGGACTGCCGGTCGTCGGGAACCTCCACCGGTACCTCCGCGGTCCGCTCGCGTTCGTCGAGTCCTGCGCCCGGGAGTACGGCGACGTCGTCTACACTAACGTCGCCGGCGAGACGTACATGGTGGCCCATCCGGACCACGTCGAACGGGTGCTGGTCACCGACGACCACCGGTTTCGCAAGGCGGAACTGGGGCAGGGTCGACTCGAGCCCATCTTCGGGAACGGGCTGGTGGTGAGCGACGGCGAGTACTGGCGACGACAGCGAACGCGCATGCAGCCGGCGTTCCGTCCGGATCGGATCGCCGCGTACGCCGAGGTAATGAGACGGCAAGCGGCGGCCACGGCGGAGCGGTGGGTGCCCGGACAGACGATCCAGGTCGACGAGGAGATGCGCCGTCTCACCCTCGGCATCCTGGTCCAGTCGCTGTTCGGCACGGACCTCGGCGGGCGCGAGGCGGAGATCCGCGAGGCGTTCGAACTGGTGATGGGGCGGTTCGAGGGGGTGAATACCTGGCTGCCGGGGTGGCTCCCCACGCCGGCGAACCGGCGGTTCGAGCGCGGGCGCGAGCGCCTCGACGCGATCGTCTACGACCTGATCGACGAACGGCGAGAGAGCGCCGCAGACCGGGACGACCTCCTCTCGACGCTGCTGGTCGCCGAGGACGAGCGCGGCGAGCGGATGACCGACGAGGCGGTCCGCGACGAGGTCGTGACCCTGCTGGCGGCCGGCCACGACACGACCGCACTGGCGCTTACGTACGCCTGGCACCTGCTCGGCACTCACCCGGACGCGACGGACCGACTCCACGCCGAACTCGAGGAGGTCCTCGACGGCGCGACTCCGACTCTCGCGGACCTGTCGGCGCTCGAGTACACCGAGGCGGTCGTCTCCGAAGCGTTGCGACTGTATCCGCCGACGCACGCCACCGCCCGGGAAGCGACCGAGGACGTGGCGTTCGGTGAGTACGTCGTTCCCGGCGGCTCGACGATCTTTCTGCCACAGTGGATCCTCCACCGCGACGGCCGCTGGTGGGACGACCCCGAGACGTTCCGTCCCGGCCGGTGGCTCGAGGAGCGCGATCGGCCCGAGTACGCTTACTTTCCGTTCGGCGGCGGCCCTCGCCACTGCATCGGGCACCGGTTCGCGACCGTAGAGGCGCGACTCGTTCTGGCGACGATCGCGTCCTGCTGGCGACTCGAGCCAGCGTCGAGCGATCTCTCGATCCGACCGGTGATCACGCTACGGCCGACGGATCCCGTCGAGATGGTCGTCCACAAGCGGTAGCGCTCGCGTGGGTGCCACCGCTCGCGCCTCGAGCGGAGCTATGCACAAACGTGGGTAACCTGGGTTCGAGAAAGGGCAAGCTTTACACTATCGTGTGCTCCGCTTTCGACTATGCGAGAGAACGTGCTCCTGATCGGCGGCGGCGGACGCGAACACGCCATCGCCCGCGCGCTCGAGGATAGCGAGTGTGACCTGTACGCCTGTGCGGGCAACCGGAATCCCGGCATCGCCCGGATCGCGACCGACTTCGAGACGCTCGAGGAGACCGATCCCGAGGCTGTCGTCGACTACGCCGCGGAGGTCGAGGCGACGATCGCCGTCGTAGGTCCGGAAGCCCCGCTGGACGCAGGCGTCGCAGACGCACTCGAGGAGGCGGGCGTCTACGCCTTCGGTCCGCGCCAGGAGCAGGCCCGGATCGAGACGGACAAGGCGTTCCAGCGGCGGTTCATGTCCGAGAACGACATCCCCGGTTGTCCGGACTACGAGACCTTCGACGACGTGGAGGCGGCCTGTGAGTTCATCGACGAGTACGACGGCGACCTCGCGATCAAACCCGCCGGCCTCACCGGCGGGAAGGGCGTGAAGGTCATCGGCGACCAGGTCACCCCCGAGGAAGGCAAGGAGTACATCCGCGAGTCGGACTACGAGCGAATCGTCCTCGAAGAGCGACTGATCGGCGAGGAGCTGACGATCCAGGCGTTCGTCGCCAACGGCGAGATCCGGACCGCACCCGCCGTCCAGGACCACAAACGCGCCTACGAGGGCGACGAGGGACCGAACACCGGCGGGATGGGTAGCTACTCCGACGCGACCCGCGAGCTGCCCTTTATGTCCGAGGAGGACTACGAGGCCGCCGTCGAGATCCTCGAGGCGACCGTCGACGCCCTCGAGGGGTACAAGGGCATCCTTTACGGCCAGTTCATGCTCACCGCAGAAGGACCGAAGGTCATCGAGTTCAACGCCCGCTTCGGCGACCCCGAAGCGATGAACACTCTCCCCGTCCTCGAGACCGACTTCCTCGACGTGCTCACGGCGGCCCGCGACGGCGAGGACCTGCCGGACCTCGAGTTTGCCGACCAGGCGACGGTCTGCAAGTACGCCGTGCCAGAGGGGTACCCGACGGACCCCGAGGCAGGCGCGAAAGTGCAGGTCGACGAAGAAAGTGCCGGCGACGCGCTGCTGTACTACGCCAGCGTCGACGAGCGTGACGACGGCATCTACACGACGACCTCCCGCTCGTTTGCCGTCGTCGGAATCGCCAACACGCTCGACGAAGCCGAGGAGATCGCCGAAGACGCCCTTGCAGTCGCCGGCGACGAGGGCCTGCACATGCGCCACGACATCGGGAAAGCCGATCTCGTCCAGCAGCGGATCGACCACATGGCGGAACTGCGCGGTGACTGAACCATTGCTACGAATTCGATAGCTATCCACTACGGTTTTTGAATCAATAGCGCGACGCGGGCTTCGATCACTTTCATATCGACTCGTCCCGAAGGTCACGACCAGTGACCGACGACGCAGACACCCGACACGACCGCGTGACTCACCATCCGACGCCCGGCGTGGCGAACTCGCTTGCACACTGGACGACGGCTCGAAGCCCGCTGCGAGTGGCGATCAACTACGTCGTCGTCTGGCTCGTGCGCATCTCGCCGAGTCTCAAACTGAAACGCTGGCTCATGCGCCGTATTGGCGTGACGGTCGGCGAGGGCGTCTCGTGGGGTCTCGAGGCGACTCCGGACGTCTTCTGGCCGGACCTGATCACCCTCGAGGACCACGCCATAGTCGGCTACGACGCGACGATCCTCTGTCACGAGTTCCTCCAGGACGAGTACCGCACGGGCGAGGTCGTCGTCGGCGAACGGGCGATGATCGGTGCCGGCGCGATACTCCTGCCGGGCGTCGAGGTCGGCGAAGGTGCGAGCGTGGCGGCGAACTCGCTCGTGACGCGCGACGTTCCGCCGGGCGAGACAGTCGCTGGCGTTCCCGCGGTGCCGATGAAAACGCGAGACGGAGACGACTCGGATTCCGGGGCTAACTAGACGTGATTCAGCGGGCGTCTACAGCGACGACCAGCACTTGCGGGCGCGGTTCCAGGAAGTGAGGTCGGCGATCCAGCGGGCGGCGATGAACTTCTTCAGGTTCTTCGCGGGGAAGCCGCCGAAGGTGTCGACCGGGAGCATCTCGACGTCGTGAGCGACCGCCTTGTCGCCGACGGAGATGACGGTCCCCTTGTCGTCGTGCTCCCAGGTCTTCAGCGGTCGGTTCTCGATCGCACGGGCGATGTTCTCGCCGGCGACCTCGGCGGCCTGCCAGGCCGCCTGCGCCGTCGGCGGTGCGGGCTGGTCGCCCTGGTCGATGATCGCCGAGTCGCCGATCGCGAAGACCCGTTCGTCGCTGGTCTGGAAGTTGGCCTTCGCGTTGACGCGGTTGTGCTCTTTCTCCAGGCCGGTCTCCTCGAGTGCGTCCCGTCCCGTGATACCGCCGGTCCAGACGAGCACGTCGTACTCGAGCGGGTCGCCCTCGTCGAAGTGGATGACGCCGTCTTCGGCCTCCGTGATCGGGTCGTCGGTGTGGATCCGGACGCCGGCTTCCTCGAGCAGGTCGCGCAGCGCCTGCTGGATCTCGGGATCGTTGCCGGGGAAGATCTCGTCGAGCGCTTCGACGAGGTGGATCTCGAGGGGAGCGCGGTTCGCGTCGCGGAACTCGGCGACTTCGCCGGCGGTCTGGATGCCCGAGAGCCCGGCACCGCCAACGACGACCTGTGCGGGTTCGCCGCGGGTGGCCTCCCGACTCGCGGCTTTGATCGCGTCGTGGATCTCGAGTGCGTCGTCTAAGCTCTTGAGCGTCAGCGAGTGCTCCTCGAGGCCGGGGATGCCGTAGTAGGCGGTCTGGCTCCCCAGCGCGACGAGCACGTAGTCGTACTCGACGTCGTCGCCATCCTCGAGTTCGACGATCTGGTCGTCGACGTCGAGGTTCACGACGCGATCCTGGATGAACTGCGTCGTCGGCGCTGCGATCTCGTTGATCGGAATTGTGATGTCGGAGCGGACGGACGGATCGCGAACGACGCGGTGAGACTCGTGCAAAACGAGGTGGTAGTTCGTCTCAGAAATCCACGTTAGCCGTGTGTTACCCCCGAGCTCCGACTGGAGTTTCGCTATCGCACCGGCACCAGCGTATCCAGCGCCAAGGACGACGACGTTCTCTGTCATGGTGGACAGTCGGAAACCATCCGATACAAAGGTGTTGAAACTGCGGGAGGCATGCGTTCAGTTCACACACGCTATTTCGGCGGACGTTCGTCGAAACGAGCGATGCAATCGATCCGTCCGACGACGTAGTCACAGGATGCGCTTGCCGAACGCGCTTGCCGCGAGTTCGGCCGCGAGCGTCGCCGTCTCGTTCTGTTCGTCGAGGATCGGGTTGACCTCGACGACGTCCATCGAGCGCAAGATGCCGTCGCGCTCGTTGCGCTGGGAGACGACCTCGAGTGCCGAATGAGCCTCGCGGTAGGTGACGCCGCCGCGAACCGGCGTCCCTACCCCGGGTGCGGTCTTGGGGTCGAGCCAGTCGAGGTCGAGGCTGACGTGGACGCCATCCGTGTGGTCGGTCACGACCTCGAGGGCGTCTTCGACGACGGCGGTGATGCCGCGTTCGTCGATGTCGGACATGGTAAACGCCGTGACGTCGCTGTCGTGGATCAGTTCGCGTTCGCGCTCGTCGATGCTCCGCAGACCGACGTAGGCGACCGACTCTTCGCGGATACCCGGCGCACGCGCCCACGATAGCTCGTCGAAGATTCCCCGTCCCAGGACCGCCGCCAGCGGCATCCCGTGGACGTTCCCGCTGGGAGAGGTTTCGGGGGTGTTGATGTCGGCGTGAGCGTCGAACCAGAGCACGCCGAGGTCGGCCTCGCGAGACGAGCCGTGGACTGTCCCGATCGCGATCGAGTGATCGCCGCCCAGCACGAGCGGGAACGCGCCTTCGGCCAGCGTCTCTGCGACCTGATCGCCGAGGCGCGTACAGACCTCCTCGACCTCGCGGAGGAACTTCGCCTCGCCCTCACGGGGCTGAGCTGCGTCCGGATCACGTTCTTCAGCCCGGGGGATGAGCAGATCACCCGAATCCGTACTCTCGACGCCCGCGTCCTCGAGTTCGTCCGACAGTCCCGCGTACCTGATCGCCGACGGCCCCATGTCGACGCCGCGTCGGTTCGCCCCGTAGTCCATCGGTGCGCCGATGATCCGTACGGTCTGGCTCATACACCGACGTTATCCGGTCGTTCGTTTAGCAGTTTCTCTCTACAGTGACGATCACGCCAGCTGAGAGCGCGTCGACACCCGATCCGTTCGGTTCGCGTTCGCTCGAGCGGATAGCATCTTTTTTCATTGATGACGCCCACGATTGGAGTATGAGTTCACACGAGGGGTGCTCACATGGGGCGACGAGACCACTCCGAGGAAAAGCGTTGATCGCCAGCCTCTTCGACGTCGACGAGGACCGTATCGAGTCGTTGAGCTGGTCTCTCGGCCACCGCGTCACCGTCGAATCGGACGCGACGCGGCTGTTCGCCCTGGATCACCGCCGATCGAACCGGTCGCTCACTGCGTTCGAGGCGACCGACTACACCTGCATCCTCCGTCTCCAGACGCCAATCGGCCGCGAGAAGTTCTACGGCGTCGCGAAAACTGACCTCCCGGAAATTCCCGAAGACGGCGACTGGGTTCGAACTGACTGAGCCGATCGTCGGGTGGCCGACGGGTCCTTCGTCACGACCAACGTTCATTGGGATTCGTCCGGTACTGGCGCGTATGGAGTTCGACGTCGTTCAAGGTGACATCGCCGCACAGTCAGCCGACGCGCTCGTCAATGCCGCCGGCACGAGCCTCCGGATGGGCTCCGGCGTCGCCGGCGCACTCCGACGCGGTGCCGGCGGCCCGATAAACGAGGAGGCGATCGAGAAGGGGCCCGTCGACCTCGGCGACGTCGCCGTCACCGACGCCTACGACCTGGACGCCGAGTACGTGATCCACGCCGCCGCGATGCCCCACTACGGTGACGGACGGGCGACGGCCGAGAGCATCCGCGACGCGACCAGAAACGCACTCGAGCGCGCCGACGACCTCGCCTGTGAGTCGCTGGTGATTCCCGCACTCGGCTGTGGCGTCGCGGGGTTCGACCTCGAGGACGGGGCCCGGATCATCACAGAGGAGATCGCTGCGTACGACCCGGAGACGCTTTCTGACGTCCGCTTTATCGCCTACTCTGACGGCGAGTACGAGACGGTTCGCGAGGTCGCCGACGCCGTTCGGGCGTGATCAGGCAAGCGAGAGGCCGCGGATCTCGACGGACGCGCCCTCCTCGACGCGGCCGATCACCTGACCGTCGGTCTCGGCGACGAGGTCCTCGGCGCGGTCTTCGGGGAGGGAAACGACGAAGCCCGTGCCCATGTTGAACGTGCGGTGCATCTCCTCGTCGGAGACGTTGCCCTCCTGCTGGACGAACTCGAAGACCGGCTGTGCTGGCAGCGGATCGTCGACCACGTACTTGCGGTCGCCCATCCGCAGCAGGTTCGTGAAGCCGCCGCCGGTGACGTGGGCCGCCGCGCGGACGCCGTGGTCGTGCATCGGCTCGAGCAGATCCGTGTAGATCCGGGTCGGGCGCAACAGTTCCTCGCCGATCGTCCGCTCGTCGTCGTGGGGGAACGCATCGGTGTACTCGTGGTTCCGGGTGACCGCCTCGCGGGCCAGCGTCAGCCCGTTCGAGTGGATGCCGTTCGAGGGGAAGCCAACGAGGACGTCGCCGACTGCGGCCTCACCCTCGAAGATCTCGTCTTTCCCGGCGAGGCCGGCACACGTTCCGGCGAGGTCGAACCCCTCGACGACCTCCGGCATGACCGCCGTCTCGCCGCCCAGCAGGGTGAGGTCGGCCTGCTCGAGTCCGACCGCGAGCCCCTCGCCGATCTCGTTGGTGAGGTCGTCGTCCGGTTCGTCGATCGCGAGGTAGTCGACGAACGCGACCGGTTCGACCCCCGCGGCGACGAGGTCGTTGACGTTCATCGCGATGCAGTCGATGCCGATCGTCGAGAAGTCCTCGATGGCCTCGGCGACGAGCAGTTTCGTCCCGACGCCGTCGGTCGCCAGCGCGAGGTAGCGGTCGCCGATGTCGAGCAAGCCGGCGTACTCGGTCGTCAGATCGCTGCCGAAGGCCTCGAGTAGCGCAGCCGTCGCATCCTCGCTGGCCTCGATGTCCACCCCGGTCTCGGCGTAGGTGAGTCCCTCGCCGTCGTCAGAGTCGCTCATATCCGGGAAGCCTCGGGCAGCGAGCAAAAGGCCACCGGTCCGGCCTCGGGATCGACGCCGACCCGCTCAGAGCGGATCCGACAGGTACGCCTTCGGAATCGCGTTGCGGACGGTCACCAGCGGATCGACGACCTGACTGATCTCGAGGCCGCCGACGAGACTCGAGAACATGTACGCCTCGGTCGGATCGACGCCGTGTTCGGCCGTCAGGAGTTCGATCGCGTCGAGATTCGCCCGCTTGCAAGCCTCCTCGAGTGTCTCGGCGCTTGCGACCGTCTTCCAGGCGTCTGGCGTCTCGATCAGCGGCCGCTCGAGCCGCGTCGCGGGATCGTCGACGACCTCGAGGGTAACGTCGATCTCGGTGGCGATTTCGGAGCCGGTGCCACACATCTCGCCGTCGGCCATCGCAGCCTTGCAGTCGCCCATCGCGAGCATCGCGCCCGCCTGGAAGACGG
Protein-coding sequences here:
- a CDS encoding acyltransferase, with the translated sequence MTDDADTRHDRVTHHPTPGVANSLAHWTTARSPLRVAINYVVVWLVRISPSLKLKRWLMRRIGVTVGEGVSWGLEATPDVFWPDLITLEDHAIVGYDATILCHEFLQDEYRTGEVVVGERAMIGAGAILLPGVEVGEGASVAANSLVTRDVPPGETVAGVPAVPMKTRDGDDSDSGAN
- the purM gene encoding phosphoribosylformylglycinamidine cyclo-ligase, producing the protein MSDSDDGEGLTYAETGVDIEASEDATAALLEAFGSDLTTEYAGLLDIGDRYLALATDGVGTKLLVAEAIEDFSTIGIDCIAMNVNDLVAAGVEPVAFVDYLAIDEPDDDLTNEIGEGLAVGLEQADLTLLGGETAVMPEVVEGFDLAGTCAGLAGKDEIFEGEAAVGDVLVGFPSNGIHSNGLTLAREAVTRNHEYTDAFPHDDERTIGEELLRPTRIYTDLLEPMHDHGVRAAAHVTGGGFTNLLRMGDRKYVVDDPLPAQPVFEFVQQEGNVSDEEMHRTFNMGTGFVVSLPEDRAEDLVAETDGQVIGRVEEGASVEIRGLSLA
- a CDS encoding NAD(P)/FAD-dependent oxidoreductase; the protein is MTENVVVLGAGYAGAGAIAKLQSELGGNTRLTWISETNYHLVLHESHRVVRDPSVRSDITIPINEIAAPTTQFIQDRVVNLDVDDQIVELEDGDDVEYDYVLVALGSQTAYYGIPGLEEHSLTLKSLDDALEIHDAIKAASREATRGEPAQVVVGGAGLSGIQTAGEVAEFRDANRAPLEIHLVEALDEIFPGNDPEIQQALRDLLEEAGVRIHTDDPITEAEDGVIHFDEGDPLEYDVLVWTGGITGRDALEETGLEKEHNRVNAKANFQTSDERVFAIGDSAIIDQGDQPAPPTAQAAWQAAEVAGENIARAIENRPLKTWEHDDKGTVISVGDKAVAHDVEMLPVDTFGGFPAKNLKKFIAARWIADLTSWNRARKCWSSL
- the rocF gene encoding arginase, whose protein sequence is MSQTVRIIGAPMDYGANRRGVDMGPSAIRYAGLSDELEDAGVESTDSGDLLIPRAEERDPDAAQPREGEAKFLREVEEVCTRLGDQVAETLAEGAFPLVLGGDHSIAIGTVHGSSREADLGVLWFDAHADINTPETSPSGNVHGMPLAAVLGRGIFDELSWARAPGIREESVAYVGLRSIDERERELIHDSDVTAFTMSDIDERGITAVVEDALEVVTDHTDGVHVSLDLDWLDPKTAPGVGTPVRGGVTYREAHSALEVVSQRNERDGILRSMDVVEVNPILDEQNETATLAAELAASAFGKRIL
- a CDS encoding macro domain-containing protein encodes the protein MEFDVVQGDIAAQSADALVNAAGTSLRMGSGVAGALRRGAGGPINEEAIEKGPVDLGDVAVTDAYDLDAEYVIHAAAMPHYGDGRATAESIRDATRNALERADDLACESLVIPALGCGVAGFDLEDGARIITEEIAAYDPETLSDVRFIAYSDGEYETVREVADAVRA